The following are encoded together in the Neomonachus schauinslandi chromosome X, ASM220157v2, whole genome shotgun sequence genome:
- the NUDT11 gene encoding diphosphoinositol polyphosphate phosphohydrolase 3-beta: MKCKPNQTRTYDPEGFKKRAACLCFRSEREDEVLLVSSSRYPDRWIVPGGGVEPEEEPGGAAVREVYEEAGVKGKLGRLLGIFEQNQDRKHRTYVYVLTVTEILEDWEDSVSIGRKREWFKIEDAIKVLQCHKPVHAEYLEKLKLGGSPTNGNSVAPSVPQSDP, encoded by the coding sequence ATGAAGTGCAAGCCGAACCAGACGCGCACCTACGACCCGGAGGGGTTCAAGAAGCGGGCGGCGTGCCTTTGCTTCCGGAGCGAGCGCGAGGACGAGGTGCTGTTAGTGAGTAGCAGTCGGTACCCGGACCGCTGGATCGTGCCGGGCGGGGGCGTGGAGCCCGAGGAGGAGCCGGGCGGTGCGGCAGTCCGAGAGGTGTACGAAGAGGCGGGAGTCAAGGGGAAGTTAGGCCGGCTCCTGGGCATTTTCGAACAGAACCAAGACCGCAAGCACAGAACCTACGTGTACGTACTGACTGTCACTGAGATTCTGGAGGATTGGGAAGATTCGGTTAGCATTGGGAGGAAGCGAGAGTGGTTCAAAATCGAAGATGCGATCAAGGTTCTCCAGTGCCACAAGCCCGTGCATGCCGAATATCTGGAAAAACTAAAGCTGGGCGGTTCCCCAACCAATGGAAACTCCGTGGCCCCGTCCGTGCCACAGAGCGATCCCTAG